The nucleotide sequence ATTGCCCACTGGCTACCTCCGACCTCACCCATCCACCTGCCTTCTTCTTATTTAAGTTGTTTTATCTCTGCCACTTCAAACAAAAAGGTGGATTGCTGCagagattttatatatttccaaGCACTCAGATGATTTTGCATTCTGTTGACTGTATTTTGTTGCCTTGGCTTTGTATTTCAGGTTATAGATAGGACATTTGGTCTCAGTCCAGGGTTTTACTGGCAGACTGTGGAAACTCAGGAGTGTGTTTGTAAGGGGAGAGAGACCGCACAAGAGCTGCACACAGAGGTGAGGACGTTGCCCTTCAAAAGTGCAGTAGTTGTACCTTGTCATTAGTTGTTCCGTTCCAACCGCTGTCTTTTGATCTCAGGAAACAGTGAGTCACTGATGTAGCAGGAACTGAATTTATGCTAACTTTCCCTTCATTTCTGTTGTAGGTATCATTCACTCTGTGGTGTGCCTTTTCCCTACATCCCATCATAACACACCATACCCTCCAGCTCGTTCTCAACTCAGGACTCGATGTGTGTGGTCTGCGGCTCCTTTATCCACCACAGGGGGTCCTGAGTAACTGTATTGGTAAGAATACCTGAAGCCCTTTGTTATAAAAGTGCTCAGTAATTTTCCTTCTGGCTCACAGGTCTGGTGTACATGCCGCCCTGGATCTCACTGTGGCCCAGGACCTTTGTaacatcaaatcaaagcaaatgtctttattgaataaaaatagtatttgaaaacaaaactcTCCATCTGATTCATAGGTGCTGAACCAGTTATCCAAAGAGCCGATGAGACCTGCTGGCCTGTCCTAGCTTTAGCTGTTCGGGGCCCTCGTGCTCACTCAGTGATGAAGGATTTAACCAATTCTTTGCTGCTCAAGAAGACAGAGCCAACTTCTAAAACCCACTGCAGAGGTCAAGGATCTCCACTCTTGTACTCCCCTCAACTGGCCAGTCAAGTCCACAAGGAGCTGTGCTTGTGGTTTTCAGGACGGCTTCGAGGAGGAAGGACACAGAATCACAGCCAGCCTAATAAGTTTGTCAAAAttccaaaatgcaaaaattcATTCAACAGtgtaatattttttactttgtgtaatgtttttctttaaacttCTTAAATTTATTATTAGACTATGTTGACCAATTATTTGACCAACTATTTCAAAGTAACTGTGGATAAAAATAGTTGAAAATGATGCACCTCTAAATCTAAATCTCATTGTTCAAAGAGTTAAGTTTTACTGAAATagagattttatttattacatattacaGTATAGTCCTTTTATCCTTTGTCCTTTGTATTACTGTGactctgattttgttttataataGTGATATAATCAGTCACTTTAAGCACATGAATAAAAGACTCCCTTTTGATTGTAGGGTTGTATCTTCAGGAGACAGAGCTGGATGCAACCTGTTCAATGTTAGATCATCTGCCCTTCTGTGTGCTACAACTAAAGGTACTGTAACTCAGCAAGGAGCTGAAACTGTCACAAGTGGAACGCTGTATTGTGTccatatttcattttcaactcTCATCTTAACTGTCCCAAGGGAAATTTTGTTTGCAGTGAGTATCAAAGAGTAGAGTTGCTAGCCCACCCGCCTCTCTCCCCCTGCACAGGTGACATGCTCCTTGTGGTGTCACCTATTGTGCCTCCATGTTGCTACGTCCAAGTGCTGGCTGTATGTGAACGTAGAGGCTTCAGTCTGAGGGGGCTGCAGAGGTTGCAGCTACAAAGTAACGGAGCCGCAGTCCTGGGACTCACCAACCAGCAGGTAAACAAATGTGcgatagaataaaatagaagaaTGGGGAGCTGAGACAGTATTTTATTGAACCTCATGAATCAAAGTCAGCAATTGATCTCTGATTTatggtatatttttattttagttgctTTCTAGGGAAATTCACCATTTTCTAGAGAAAATGGGGGTGGACAGTAGTAATGGTTTTGGTTGTCACACCCTTGAGCTTGTATTGAAACGAGGACATTTAGGCTGTATCATAATAGAAACTGTAGCTTTAATTGTAAGTAAATGTATTCAGATGGTGAATTTTTTGATGCATTCAAATGTTTCTAGCTGTGGCCAAtgttcttctttatttttcaccaCAGTCTTGAATCCTGTATGTGTTTTCCTCAGGCACTTGTGTATTGCAGTCCACCTATTGTCCCCCTGGATCAGGAGGAGCTAGAGTTGCCTTCTCACTCTCTGGTGTTGATACTGAGGAAAGAAAATGCGTTGTGTCACAGTGTTACTCTGCCAGCAGGTCTCAAATTCCATCTCACATTATATTTACAGCATCATTCATCTCGTAAATTATATGAAAAGCAACAAGACTGatagtctacagccatgctagtggctctgtgaggctataaTTAGACACAGCAgagctaaaagctaaatgcttagtcagcatgctaacatgctaataatgacaatgctaacatgttaatgttaagcaggtataacgtttgctaattagcatatAACACAAActtggtcataaatcaaagctttggacaaattaaaaatttcaGAGGATAAAGTTACATCTGCAATTCATGCAATTACAATTCAATTCATGTGATATTTCACGTCATTGTGGTTTTACATGTAGTCAGGAGATctccaaagtcattaggattcatcaccaaatttcatggcaatccatcaaatagttgtcaagatatcaCTAACAGGCAAAAATGGCAACCTGCTGGggcactaaaggaaaagtcaggggatcaccgtGGTAAACTCGGGGGACCatgaacaaaatttcatgggAATCAATAGTTGCTGATATTTTTCCATCTGGAATGCCgttagcatggctaaaaatgtgTAGTGTAAAATGATATGCAATAAGACTTCTTACTATCTAAAAACTGCAGATAATGTGCAAAGTCTGCATTGCTAATTATATTTCCATTTAGATAATTTTGTCCAATTGCCATATTGTTTCAGCCCTGATGAGAGAATTTGAGGCACAACAGCTTCTGGGTTGCATCCGCTCCAGACGTAATGATGATCAGGCAGTAGAGCCAAGCTTGTGTTTCCACACTGTGCCTTACAACAGCAACCTGTTCCATATATTTGGTAAGTACTGTGAATTCAATGTAAGTAAAGATTCTAGTAGAATATCctctactgttttttttttatgtatatatgttttctttttagttaGGTGTATGTGGGCAGTGCCAAATCCTTCCGATGTGATCCTGTCACGGCAAAAGTGTCCATTCAAGTCTGACATGGAGCAGGTGGTGATTTTGACACTGTGTGGAAAGGACATGAGCCAAGGCCTGAGCCTCCTACACAGAGTGCTGACAGAAAGGCCACAAGGTGGGTGAAGGTCCTATGTATTTCTCATAGCACAGCCTGTCCTGGGTTTTGGAACTGGGGGcagcagtaaataaacaaacacactgtcaaATACACAAATCAACCCACACAGTTCAGCAAGTGAGCAAATTAATGAGTATGTGAGTGAATTACTTTATGCATCCAAGTGGTGTTTAGCACTAAAAAGTAAGAAATATTACTTCAACTAAATGTAATGAAGAAGCTGCAAATAATGTAACCCAACTGTTGTCAATAAAATCTATTTATGTGTAAGAAGACAAATGAGAGAGTATTGATATAATTTAGTAAAAAGCATCCTATGACAAAGACGATAGGTTAACCTGTATTTGGCACTTGATGAGTATGACATTTATGAAGAGCTATTAAAGCGGAAATTTGTTGCCATTCTTCTCTGCTTatattttccttgatttttaaGGTGATGTGCGATATTCACCATTTGAGCTGCTTGGCCTGAAGTGGCTGCCCGTGTTGACTCGACTTCAGGCCCAGGGGCTGAGTCCTTATGAGGTGGGAGAGCAGCTGTACCATGGCAGTCTGGACCGTCTGATGTCATCTCCTGCTCTATTGTGTGCTCTTAGAAGACCGGATGCTTTTGCTTCACTGCAGAAGCTCCTACCACACGATTATCCTGGTGACCTGAGCGTCCTGATGTCACCCACACCTGAAGTGGCTTTCAGACAagcctccctcttcttctttgacCATGAGATGATTCCTGGTAAGTTTGCTGAGTGGGTGTATATACAAGGCTGTGtgtgaaaaagtaaaaaaggagggaaagcaACCCCACctttaataatataaacatatttgatATGTTTCAGGTATTAGTTAGTGTAATCTATAACTAGATTTTTATCAACTTACTTGTGcttcagttttttctttgcACTAATTTTGCTATATTTGTTGTATAACTtgtaaaagcagcaaatgatAAATGTGATGTTGTACTCTGAATATATATTGGCGTTTTCAGTGATACTGTAGAGCAGGAACAAGCTAACTTTCTGTTCAGATCCACAGATGCTGCTCACTGTGTTCCTCTTCAAACCAAGCGTCTGGAATCACACTCTGGCTACGATACTCTGCAAACTCCAGCAGAGTGGTCTCACGTTGGTGGGCTTGCGAGTAGTGACCCTGGACAAAAGTGATGCTAACTCACTACTGTCTGCGGAAAATGTAACTTAGAATGTCTAATTGACAAATGAGCCCTCTGTTCATGCCAACTGATAATTCATATAGGGTTAACTTGTTCTGTACAGGACCCCTCAGACTTGGAGGCCCGTGTGCAGTTCCTGTGCTCTGGCTCATCGCTGGCTCTCTGCTTCAAGGgggaaaatgctgtgcagaGGCTTCTGGACATGCTGGGCCAGGAGGACTCATCCCTGTGGACAGCCTGCTATGGTATGGCTCATTCATACTACAGCATCTACAGTATGATCAGTGCCCTGCGCCACATATTGGCTCACATTCATGAACTCTGAATCCACAGAGATAAACCAGTAAGAATAGAATTCCTGCGTATGTGTcagtaaaatgtcaataaacaaATGTTATAGGATCGCGAACATATCAGAGAGCGATTCAGGATGTCAAGAGGTTTTTCCCAGGGGGGCTCTGCTGTGCTGAAACCAGCATAATGAGACAAGAGCAGGTATACATGTCACACACAGCATAAGACTTCAAACTTTTGTGAAGTTGTCACCTGCACtactttatgtttgttgttgatTTCTTGTTTCAGATATTTAGCCTGTGTTCAGACTCTTTAGCTTCTGTAGTGCGTGAGCAAAGCTGCACATTGGCCCCTGCAGCCAAAGAAGGTCTGTCACCTCTGATGGCGCCAGGACCAAGTGGAGGTTTGGACAGAGACactataatatatatgtattgtatatgtaaCTTTCATTTAAACTTAACACTCTGCAGACCCATGATATGGCCTGTATTCAGGTTGCATGGTTCAGTCACTTCTAAAAGAAAAATGGGTccctttaaattatttaatcatttattggGACTTTGATGTTGAAATATGACTCAGTTCCAGATGACCTTTTTAGACTCTGCAGAAAACCAATGTCCTATTTGGCTTGTTTTTTTAGTACCAGGGACCCTGATACACATCGCTCTCTGGCAAACAACCTGTCTGCTGCTACCCTTAAAAGTGCCATCTCAGCTGGACATGCTGGAGCAGCTGCTGAGGTCAGGCTGCCATCTGGTGGCAGGGAGGTTGACCATACTGGATAATGAGCAGAGGCAACACATCGCCAGGATACTGTTATCAAGTGGAAATGAGAGGGTGAGGAGTGTGGCTTTGAAATAAGCTTTAGAACTTACTTTCTTCTCGTGCAGTGCAATCAGCAGTTGAGTTATCCTTTATCTCTTTGCATCCTTAAAAGATGACTCATCTTCACTCGGCCCCCTGCCTCATCATCGCTCTTCAATGGGAAAAGGTTGTGACCCGCTTTGACTTGATCCTCCAGAGGTGTGGAAAAAGACAACTCGAACCTCTCAGTGCATGCATTTAGAATATTTGCTTTTAAATAACCCTTtaccttttcattttgttgttacaATAGCATTTACAAGGAGAGGTCAGACCTACAGAAAGTGGGGGAAACGATGATCTACCcagaaagtgagaaagaggTAAATCATGAATATAAGTCAGCTTTTGCTTTAAGGTTTGCATTTTACTTACAAGACTACAAGTCAGGTGACTTTAGCTGCTCTATGGAAATCAACCAGGTGTACTGATTAACATTTGTTATATTGTCATGAATGTTTTCAGTTGGTGCTTCAAGCATTGCTCATTTTGCTGTTTGCTTACAAGCACCTTTAGACTATCTATGTTGTGTTCTCTCCACCAGGCCGAGCAGCTGATATGCTACCTGTTCGATGCCTTGTCTCCTGAGAGCTGGTATACCATTGTACCATGAAGTTAAAATGTGTGAAGACGTACatacacattttacaaacattaagcaacatctgttgcatttttatactgaaaaaatgtaattcataaTTCCAAATACATGTTTTAGATAATATAAATATCTTTTTCAAGCCATTGTAATGCAGTTTTCTTTCTAAAAATCGGTTTCCAGTCTTCTAAAGGTTCTGTTCTGTAGGTTGTGTTTGAGACAAAAAGTATTCACACATTTCAgatgaaaaattattttaattctcaagatgataaaaaataattttgtgaACTCTGTAAACCATTGCATAACTGTAGTGTAACAATTTAACAAGTGTTAACAAACTAGTAATACACTACAGAAGATATGCGGTACACAATCCTCAACgtagaaaagaaaaacctaGTATTCTAAGACTTGCACCTATTTTTGTgttcacaacacaaaaaatatcaatatacCAAAAGAATAATTCCTACAATTATCAGTAGAGAATTTCCTACATATTCATACAGCCTGTCACAAAATAAGGGACGTttttaaatctataaataaGGTCTAAACCCACTGACATTAAGTAAATCCATGAAATGCAATTTCCTCAGATTTAACACATTCTATTAAATCGCTGTATTACCCTGAGAAAAATACATCTCTTTCCTTATTTTCCTCGTTATACTGACAAATAGAAACTTGAAAACTTGCATTTGTTTTAGTTCTAATAAATTTTATTGAATAGCAGTTCACAACTAGATGCTACATCATGATGAATTAACTGCGCTCCATAATATTCCAGTGACCTATTCATTGAATATCTAATTTAGAACAATACATTCAATATTTCAGGGCTtcaatgttaaaataacatttctacTGAAATTTTCTACAGTATATGGAACAACTGGTTCCACATTCAGATTATTTACTTTTGACAACACTTGTTGTACtagtatttttacttaatttgaACAGCTCCATACATCATACTCATATACATGTACAAGATTGCATAAATCTTCAGGCTCCATTTtcataatattaaaacaaagacaacacaacAACTAACAATAATGCAAAATAGATTAAACGATTCCAATGCAGAGCATAATGATACAGCTATTACAGTTCATTTACAAGATTCTTCCTATTTGGTGCTTTTCCTTACAAACAATTGAGTTTTTGGTGCCGAATGACTAATTGAGATCAAAATTGTGTATTCAATGGTAGTAATGGTAATAAGTATTGCTGCGTTTTCTTGAATTGTATGgcaaatacagacagagatagaCAGTTATCATTAAATTATCATCTTTGCTTCATCCTGTGGAACTGGTAAAGCAAATCTTATTTGTTTGGCCATTTTCCTTTCAGCTCAAGTGGCCTGAATACAGAGGATCATTTAGCGATTACATTGTGGTCCACAGAAGTATTGTAAGGCACTGGGCttttaattctaattaaatatgttacattttgtattttgactGAGAACAGACACTGTCTCCGAGAAATATTCTCTTGATACCAATCAAAATTATGTAATCATAAAAGGCACAAATGTTAACGTAATTGGTCCGTTACAGAGAAATTTAACAAATTTGCTTACAAAGtgaatgtttatttcatttcttattAAAAAACTTGTGATTGAAGCAAGTAGACCACTAGAGATCGAGGGCCATAAACAACTCAGCTTTAATTATGTCTGTATCTGCCATTGATGTTTGTCACAATCATCATCTGTCCCCTGttactttacaaaaaaaaaaaactaatttggaCCACGACTTGaagaaaaagtcagaaagaAAGCACCTTACAGTCACTGTAGGCTTATCATAACAGCATACAATGCATAACCATCTGTTTTCCAAAGTGATTGCGATTATGTAGTTAAGCaaagtcaaaaaacaaaattaacttCAAAACATTACTGTAGTGAAGTTAACAGTTGTGTGCGAAAGTTTGGGAacccttgacaaataacatatattggtgattttttttttaaattgaaattatgtaaacacagcctctctaggatatggaacataaaacacaatattttcagcaaacataTATGCATAGTTACTTTCtatgtcataaattgaacaaaaataaaaacatcattgtggcatTTTCAGAAGTTTGGGTACCCTACATACTCAGTACTTAGAAACCCCCCGTCTGGCAGATATCACAGCTTGCAAACGCTTTTTGTAGCTGGCTAAATGTCTTTCAATTCTTGTATTTTCTTCCACTCTTCTTTGCAAATCTGAAATATTATTGGGCTGTCTTGCATGCACAACTCTTTTAAGATCTACCCACAAATTTTCAATTATGTTTAAGTCTGGGACTGTGAAGGTCGTTCTAAAACCTTCAGCTTGCATCTCTTGAGATAGTCCACGGTGGATTTAAAGGTATGTTTAAGATCATTATCCTTTTGTAGAAGCCATGTTGAAATGCTGCTTTTATCTAAACATACCTTTGCTGATTGTGGCCAATGAATTATATAttaacttcatcagtccacAGCACTTGTTTCACACAGGACGCAGGTAAGGTTGTCTTCTACTGATTTCCATGAAGGTCTTGTTTGTGCAAGCATCGCTGCGCAGTGGAACGGTGCACCACCACTTCTGAGTCTGCTAAAATCTTCCCGCAAGTTTTTTGCAGTCAAATTGAGTCTTGATTTGCCTTTCTGATCAGCATGCGAGCAGTTCTCTCCAAGAGTTTTCTTGATCTTCCAGATCTCCACAGTTCCACTAAACTGCAATCTCTTAATTACAATTATCAAGCTGACAACACTTTGCTATCTTCTTGTAGCCTTCCCCTGCATTGTGGACATCAATAACTAACTAATTTTCAGTGTcttacacagctgcttagaggaaTCCATGATTACTGAGTGTTCGCAAAAGGTTTTAAGAGTcagtatttgtaaagctttgaaattGGCAACAGCTGACATTTCTTATGTTAATTGTTGACATGATTCAGGCCTAACAAGCTGATTAAGGTCTGAGAGCTTGTAAAAAGAATCTTAAGACTTCGGAGCTCTtagggtgcccaaacttttgcacatgccacaatgatgtttttatttttgttcagtttatgacataaaaagtaactatgcattaattttgctgaaaatattgtgttttatattccaTATCCTAGAGAGGAAGTGTTTACTTCTTttcaattaaagaaaaaaaatcaccaaaacatgttatttgtcaaggggtGGCCAAACTTTAGCATACAGCTGTGTATGGCCACTTCAGAAACACAAATGTCATTCACCTTTGACATTCCTTCACTGTAGACAACATTTAAACTGACACTGAATCCTCGCTTAAGGTCAGCATGTGCTAGCCAGTATTGCACAAATCTGCCATAAACGTCAATGTATACTTAACACGAAATCAAATGTACAATACACATTTTGTTAGGATCCAACCCATGcatttttgatcatttgtgTATCAACTCACTATAGCCAACTTTACATGGAAAAAAATAGCGATAATTACTATTAATGAACATTATCTATTAAGGTACTAGgtgattcattaaaaaaaaaaaaatcaatttaggTTTcttactgaaataaaatgaatga is from Thunnus maccoyii chromosome 18, fThuMac1.1, whole genome shotgun sequence and encodes:
- the LOC121884059 gene encoding dynein axonemal assembly factor 8, translated to MELNHWNSILEKVKPHIPTINFNSSSSEDEGIVTIFQRPAGLSLKVPEDTQEDSFPMEDAELEELLKPFAQTCWSEENCSQSVKLDDEIVESTTATHWGTQHSGTAAEASACEKNQVELNRVKLDAKSNVDNTKSDKGFPVLSFAMLDQWDLDDVLQNLKDELPLQQGVSGEVAKIHADGDKDRSQNIMEKLVAFCKSQSVSDLAKSPNHIRQNNVCNKSFENMATELQLSHQECPTVYIDLRCPDPSIKPPRTSPKLSSDYKSPAKHNTHQEIPPAKKPNLKVHIGSRAGDREVTGKSMLLQKIREMNGNGNKYPKEPKQQRDQRQRQQVKQTLQHEHQQILKELKIHRPTKSVREKQPAAEKTDVLYDFEASHLQSISTLPADIASKGCMLLTVSLSSPGMVEGRSYGKRKYLDPVTKANIYNTLVAWFLSLVGPDPHHDEDEVGAKVPFWVTGLQQLWTEDGLALHVLAVARYSYTPRKRDTDIHAPFHKHVCRFLSETPLALIAHWLPPTSPIHLPSSYLSCFISATSNKKVIDRTFGLSPGFYWQTVETQECVCKGRETAQELHTEVSFTLWCAFSLHPIITHHTLQLVLNSGLDVCGLRLLYPPQGVLSNCIGAEPVIQRADETCWPVLALAVRGPRAHSVMKDLTNSLLLKKTEPTSKTHCRGQGSPLLYSPQLASQVHKELCLWFSGRLRGGRTQNHSQPNKVVSSGDRAGCNLFNVRSSALLCATTKGDMLLVVSPIVPPCCYVQVLAVCERRGFSLRGLQRLQLQSNGAAVLGLTNQQALVYCSPPIVPLDQEELELPSHSLVLILRKENALCHSVTLPAALMREFEAQQLLGCIRSRRNDDQAVEPSLCFHTVPYNSNLFHIFVRCMWAVPNPSDVILSRQKCPFKSDMEQVVILTLCGKDMSQGLSLLHRVLTERPQGDVRYSPFELLGLKWLPVLTRLQAQGLSPYEVGEQLYHGSLDRLMSSPALLCALRRPDAFASLQKLLPHDYPGDLSVLMSPTPEVAFRQASLFFFDHEMIPDPQMLLTVFLFKPSVWNHTLATILCKLQQSGLTLVGLRVVTLDKSDANSLLSAENDPSDLEARVQFLCSGSSLALCFKGENAVQRLLDMLGQEDSSLWTACYGSRTYQRAIQDVKRFFPGGLCCAETSIMRQEQIFSLCSDSLASVVREQSCTLAPAAKEGLSPLMAPGPSGVPGTLIHIALWQTTCLLLPLKVPSQLDMLEQLLRSGCHLVAGRLTILDNEQRQHIARILLSSGNERMTHLHSAPCLIIALQWEKVVTRFDLILQSIYKERSDLQKVGETMIYPESEKEAEQLICYLFDALSPESWYTIVP